In Pantoea agglomerans, the genomic stretch GTGCGCTACCACGACGCCGACGTCACCGCCTTTGGCTACGAGCCGGGCCAGATGGCGGGCTGCCCGGCGGCCTTTACCGCTGATGCGCAGCTGATCGCCGCTGCGGAAGCCTGCATCAGCGAGCTGAATCTGAACGCGGTGCGCGGCCTGGTGGTCAGCGGCGACGCCTTTATCAACGGCGCCGAGCCGCTGGCGCGTATTCGCACCACCTTCCCGCAGGCGATCGCCGTAGAGATGGAAGCGACCGCAATCGGCCATGTCTGCCACCAGTTTAAGGTGCCTTTCGTGGTGGTGCGCGCCATCTCCGACGTGGCCGACAAAGCGTCGCATCTGAGCTTTGAAGAGTTTCTCAGCGTTGCGGCGCAGCAGTCGTCGCTGATGGTGGAGAAGCTGCTGGCGCGTCTGGCGCGTGGCTAAATCGCTCTGGCCGATCGGGCTGCTGCTGTTTTGCAGCAGCCTGCTCGCCGCCGCCCCGCGCGTTATCTCTCTCGCCCCACATCTCACCGAAATGGCGTTCGCCGCGGGCATCACGCCGGTCGCGGTCAGCGCCTGGTCCGACTATCCGCCCGCCGCGAAGGCGCTGGAGCAGGTCGCCAACTGGCAAGGCGTTAAGGTCGAGCGCATTCTGGCGCTAAAGCCGGATGTGGTGCTGGCCTGGCGCGGCGGCAATCCGCAGCGCCAGATCGATCAGCTGCAGCGGCTCGGCGTTAAGGTCGAGTGGCTCGATCCCGGCTCGCTGAAAGAGATGGCGG encodes the following:
- the mtnN gene encoding 5'-methylthioadenosine/S-adenosylhomocysteine nucleosidase codes for the protein MKAGIIGAMEQEVTLLRDKIENRQTLTLAGCEIYTGTLNGVEVALLKSGIGKTSAALGTTLLLELCKPDLVINTGSAGGLAPTLSVGDIVVSDEVRYHDADVTAFGYEPGQMAGCPAAFTADAQLIAAAEACISELNLNAVRGLVVSGDAFINGAEPLARIRTTFPQAIAVEMEATAIGHVCHQFKVPFVVVRAISDVADKASHLSFEEFLSVAAQQSSLMVEKLLARLARG